A DNA window from Pirellulales bacterium contains the following coding sequences:
- the ilvB gene encoding biosynthetic-type acetolactate synthase large subunit, which produces MTTATKHAAGQLACGADILVQALVHHGVEVIFAYPGGASMPLHQSLTKFKHQIRTVLPRHEQGGAFAAQGYARSTGKPGVCMATSGPGATNLVTAIADAKLDSVPLIAITGQVKTAVIGSDAFQETPIVEVCRGITKHHYLVTDVRDLARVVREAFHIATTGRPGPVLVDLPKDVQQDQAVPDFDAPMELPGYHVETRYARPEQIAQMAAAIKRARRPVIYAGGGVIAGEASPALRELASKAGIPVTMTLMGLGAVPSGDRLSLDMLGMHGSVYSNYAVDECDLLLAFGVRFDDRVTGKVAEFAKHAKIVHVDIDPSEINKNKEAHIPIVSDIRYALTELNKIVEAPADLSDWYARIDAWKKAEPFKYDRGFPGILPQHAISELSRLVAQRDTIVSVGVGQHQMWAAQYFKFRRPRSWMSSSGLGTMGFGLPAAMGAKVAHPDALVIDIDGDGSFLMNIQELATCYCEKIPVKVLLLNNQHLGMVVQWEDRFHAGNRAHTYLGPIDHPEAVGMGNGIGPEERYPDFVTIAKGFGCGGGHVKEKDDLLDALREMVDYDGTYVLDVQVPYQEHVLPMIPAGMTVKDLIK; this is translated from the coding sequence ATGACCACCGCCACCAAGCACGCCGCCGGGCAGCTCGCCTGCGGCGCCGATATTCTCGTACAAGCGCTCGTCCACCACGGCGTCGAGGTGATCTTCGCCTATCCGGGCGGGGCCAGCATGCCGCTGCACCAGTCGCTCACCAAGTTCAAGCACCAAATCCGCACCGTCCTGCCGCGTCACGAGCAGGGCGGCGCGTTCGCGGCCCAGGGCTACGCCCGCAGCACCGGCAAGCCCGGCGTGTGCATGGCCACCAGCGGACCGGGGGCGACCAATCTCGTCACCGCCATCGCCGACGCCAAGCTCGACAGCGTCCCGCTGATCGCCATCACCGGACAGGTGAAGACGGCCGTGATCGGCAGCGACGCCTTTCAAGAGACGCCCATCGTCGAGGTCTGTCGCGGCATCACCAAGCACCATTATCTGGTCACCGACGTTCGCGACCTGGCCCGCGTGGTGCGTGAGGCGTTTCACATCGCCACCACCGGCCGGCCCGGCCCGGTGCTCGTCGATCTGCCCAAAGACGTGCAGCAAGACCAGGCGGTGCCCGACTTCGATGCTCCGATGGAGCTGCCCGGCTATCACGTGGAAACGCGCTATGCCCGGCCCGAACAGATCGCCCAGATGGCCGCGGCCATCAAGCGTGCCCGGCGGCCGGTGATCTATGCCGGCGGCGGCGTGATTGCGGGCGAGGCCAGCCCGGCTTTGCGCGAGTTGGCCTCGAAGGCGGGCATCCCCGTGACGATGACCCTGATGGGCCTGGGCGCGGTTCCCAGTGGCGACCGGCTGTCGCTCGACATGCTGGGCATGCACGGCAGCGTCTACTCGAACTACGCCGTCGATGAGTGCGATCTGCTGTTGGCCTTCGGCGTGCGTTTCGACGACCGCGTGACCGGCAAAGTGGCCGAGTTCGCCAAGCACGCCAAGATCGTCCACGTCGACATCGACCCCTCGGAGATCAACAAGAACAAAGAGGCCCATATTCCGATCGTCAGCGACATCCGCTATGCGCTGACGGAGCTGAACAAGATCGTCGAGGCGCCGGCCGACCTGAGCGACTGGTATGCCCGCATCGACGCCTGGAAGAAGGCCGAGCCGTTCAAATACGACCGCGGTTTTCCGGGCATTTTGCCGCAGCACGCCATCAGCGAGCTTTCGCGGTTGGTGGCCCAGCGCGACACGATCGTTTCGGTGGGCGTGGGACAGCATCAGATGTGGGCGGCGCAGTACTTCAAGTTTCGCCGCCCGCGAAGCTGGATGTCGAGTTCGGGCCTGGGCACGATGGGCTTTGGCTTGCCCGCCGCGATGGGCGCCAAGGTGGCCCATCCCGATGCCCTGGTCATCGACATCGACGGCGACGGCAGCTTCTTGATGAACATTCAGGAGTTGGCCACCTGCTATTGCGAGAAGATTCCGGTCAAGGTGTTGCTGCTCAACAACCAGCACTTGGGCATGGTCGTGCAGTGGGAAGACCGCTTCCATGCGGGCAACCGGGCGCACACCTACCTGGGGCCGATCGACCATCCCGAGGCCGTGGGCATGGGCAACGGCATCGGACCCGAAGAGCGTTATCCCGATTTCGTGACCATCGCCAAAGGCTTCGGCTGCGGCGGCGGCCACGTGAAGGAAAAGGACGACCTGCTGGACGCCTTGCGAGAGATGGTCGATTACGACGGCACCTACGTGCTCGACGTCCAGGTGCCGTACCAAGAGCACGTGCTGCCGATGATCCCCGCCGGCATGACCGTGAAGGACCTGA